A part of Desulfotomaculum nigrificans DSM 574 genomic DNA contains:
- the drmB gene encoding DUF1998 domain-containing protein yields the protein MLLGGKKKKTEKAGVLRRSQLITTFGVGAIVDLPKESVIIAGTDYWKDYEKYRINENSLQKLLQVDYFVTPPGAKDEYGNPTDMGVPAFLFPTWMLCSKCKRLASAKKFGFTGYPRCEKCKVPLVPSRFVVACENGHLDDFPYEWWVHYGGRCKKKNQPELSIEMSDQKSGLDGIKIICKSCGSERTMMGSFGVEALKGFKCTRRRPWLKDIDPGECDQTMRTMQRGATNLHFGVTVSALSIPPWSKNIMIKINENWRNLKPFLDNKEIFTTLVSGWKWPEKLGCTADEIWEHALRKQENDDNCDPKTWQDILEDEYGAFLAGSTDEEGEFKTKTVEVPPIAAGYVDKVVLALRLREVMALQGFTRIRSDYDMEDKDTFVKLSRDFKNWLPGVELKGEGIFIKLNEERLTRWENEEEIIDRYKHITERKVLGMGKRRSITPRYILLHTLAHLLIRQLTLQCGYASASIKERIYCSFTDSEKFKEMAGILIYTSANDSEGSLGGLVREGMTDRLDNTIRQMLEAASWCSSDPLCINSKGQGTDATNLAACHSCALLPETSCEIRNCYLDRAAVIGTFDNTVLGYFGPLLTAGESERR from the coding sequence ATGCTGTTGGGCGGTAAAAAGAAAAAAACAGAAAAAGCAGGGGTTTTACGGAGAAGTCAATTGATTACCACGTTCGGTGTCGGTGCAATTGTCGATCTTCCGAAAGAATCCGTCATCATTGCAGGTACCGATTATTGGAAGGATTACGAGAAATACAGAATTAATGAAAACAGTTTGCAAAAATTATTGCAGGTGGATTATTTCGTTACCCCTCCGGGGGCAAAGGACGAGTACGGTAATCCCACAGATATGGGTGTCCCTGCATTCCTTTTTCCTACATGGATGTTATGCTCCAAGTGCAAAAGACTGGCCTCGGCCAAAAAATTCGGTTTCACGGGATACCCCCGTTGTGAAAAGTGTAAGGTCCCGTTGGTGCCGTCACGTTTTGTGGTTGCCTGTGAAAACGGGCATTTGGATGACTTTCCCTATGAATGGTGGGTGCATTACGGCGGAAGGTGCAAAAAGAAAAACCAACCTGAACTTAGCATCGAAATGAGTGATCAAAAATCCGGCCTGGACGGTATCAAGATAATTTGCAAAAGTTGCGGCAGCGAGCGAACAATGATGGGTAGTTTCGGTGTCGAAGCATTGAAAGGTTTTAAATGTACGCGCAGAAGACCATGGCTGAAAGACATCGACCCCGGCGAGTGTGATCAAACCATGCGCACCATGCAACGGGGTGCAACCAACCTGCATTTCGGCGTAACGGTAAGTGCTTTGTCCATCCCGCCTTGGAGCAAAAACATTATGATAAAAATTAACGAAAACTGGAGAAATCTGAAACCGTTCCTTGATAACAAGGAGATTTTTACAACACTGGTATCGGGATGGAAGTGGCCGGAAAAACTGGGTTGCACCGCAGATGAGATTTGGGAGCATGCGTTGCGGAAACAAGAAAACGATGATAATTGCGATCCGAAAACTTGGCAGGATATTTTGGAGGATGAATACGGAGCTTTCCTTGCCGGCTCAACCGATGAGGAAGGTGAATTTAAAACAAAAACCGTTGAAGTGCCGCCGATAGCGGCCGGGTATGTCGATAAAGTGGTTTTGGCCCTGCGACTCAGAGAGGTAATGGCCCTGCAAGGTTTTACACGTATCAGATCGGATTATGACATGGAAGACAAAGACACATTTGTAAAGTTAAGCAGGGATTTCAAAAACTGGCTGCCCGGTGTTGAACTTAAAGGGGAAGGAATTTTTATTAAGTTGAATGAAGAAAGGCTTACCCGATGGGAAAACGAAGAGGAGATAATTGACCGATATAAGCACATCACCGAAAGGAAAGTATTGGGCATGGGTAAGCGGCGGAGCATTACCCCGCGTTATATACTGCTGCATACCTTGGCCCATTTGTTGATAAGGCAGCTTACGTTGCAATGCGGTTATGCCAGTGCTTCGATAAAAGAAAGAATATATTGCAGTTTTACCGACAGTGAAAAATTCAAAGAAATGGCGGGGATATTAATATATACGTCCGCAAACGATTCGGAAGGCAGTCTCGGCGGGTTGGTAAGGGAAGGAATGACGGACAGACTTGACAATACGATCAGGCAAATGTTGGAAGCGGCAAGTTGGTGTTCAAGTGACCCGCTTTGTATCAATTCCAAGGGGCAGGGCACCG
- a CDS encoding helicase-related protein: protein MDYQKYYEARAVLEDFLIKDLLGPVTEDEIIDTRPSDYYITGRLFPQGKQILQTELEKNQLEGDTEEADQPLNLCYEYYPSSMAISFTVAAGIEKLLVETEFAWYVPVEKEKTSLRKWTEYEWHRQYKKVATEISTCEKYRCEKLHDGLELCVYLQTEFPDGTKTVTVSLLNSNKSKDLISDEAMTFFQPKIIVKGVNGEEKVFTEKKMRVKINRDPEMLNLEMLYRHNKNFAVGHGCSVGWKQAGDYASCVWSEFISEYELMQMEPAMIVSRETLSFEFLGNQTVEKITDALAETANQYESWIADIENGIKKLPDEYKGVAAENVKNCRKTLRRMRAGIKLLSDDRLVFIAFQLVNQAMLRMRIKQHGVTGKERYGWYPFQLAFILQELCSVADPANTDRDLVDLLWFPTGGGKTEAYLGLTAFTIFLRRMKAVKENRLGGGVTVIMRYTLRLLTLQQFERATALICACELIRKENQEILGTEEIAAGLFVGPLTPNKLKDAEKSLETIKKHGFDALTEEDSNPCQILTCSWCGSKIRPVNYEVTDSKMVIRCSDVDCDFRHGLPVYLVDEDLYNHKPALVVATIDKFARMTWEPKVGNLFGLKTELLPPELIIQDELHLISGPLGTIAGLYEIAIDEFCRRNNIKPKIIASTATIRNAGNQVLNLYGRKLHQFPPQGTDIRNSYFAVESSSDKKPSRKYRGIFTPGTSGHTRMIRVYAAMLFAVRYLSAKGYDKEVVDSFWTLTGYFNSLKQLGSAVVNVIDDVKHRYRYLFGNKFKSFLPADMKVPDLQIPGELTSRKKNSEIGETLKKLEVSYPDPNAFDIVLASNMLSVGIDIGRLGLMVLQGQPKSNSEYIQATSRVGRKTPGLVLCMYDVTRSRDRSHYEQFLAYHSSLYKYVEATSLTPFAERARDRALHAVLISLCRHLVDGLANNSDAANISDYTAEVHEQIAKILEKVKVIDESEYEGTEKHLLSILEHWQYLADGGVLPYQRYYRNGATPLLTDNFGEESESLPTLNSMRNVDVETEILLEG from the coding sequence TTGGATTATCAAAAATACTACGAAGCCAGAGCGGTTTTGGAAGATTTTTTGATTAAAGACTTGTTGGGCCCGGTAACGGAAGATGAAATCATTGATACCAGACCGAGCGATTATTATATAACCGGAAGACTTTTTCCCCAAGGTAAGCAAATTTTGCAAACGGAACTGGAAAAAAACCAACTGGAAGGCGACACCGAAGAAGCGGACCAACCTCTTAATTTATGTTACGAATACTATCCTTCTTCTATGGCGATTTCTTTTACTGTTGCTGCCGGTATTGAAAAACTGCTTGTGGAGACGGAATTTGCCTGGTACGTTCCTGTTGAGAAGGAAAAAACGTCTCTAAGGAAATGGACGGAATACGAATGGCACCGACAATACAAAAAGGTTGCAACCGAAATATCAACCTGCGAGAAATACCGGTGCGAAAAATTGCATGATGGCTTGGAACTTTGCGTTTACCTGCAAACAGAGTTTCCGGACGGAACAAAAACTGTTACCGTGTCGTTGTTAAACAGTAATAAAAGCAAAGATTTGATTTCCGATGAAGCCATGACTTTTTTTCAACCCAAAATAATTGTAAAAGGTGTAAACGGTGAAGAAAAAGTATTCACTGAGAAAAAGATGCGGGTAAAGATAAACCGCGACCCGGAAATGTTAAACCTCGAGATGTTGTACAGGCATAACAAAAATTTTGCCGTGGGGCACGGTTGCAGTGTTGGTTGGAAACAGGCCGGAGATTATGCATCCTGTGTGTGGTCGGAATTTATCAGTGAGTATGAGTTGATGCAAATGGAGCCGGCCATGATCGTTTCGCGGGAGACATTGAGTTTTGAATTTTTGGGCAACCAAACGGTCGAAAAAATCACCGACGCATTGGCAGAAACCGCAAATCAATACGAAAGTTGGATTGCGGACATCGAAAACGGGATCAAAAAGCTGCCCGACGAATATAAAGGAGTAGCCGCAGAAAATGTAAAAAATTGCCGGAAAACTTTGCGCCGGATGAGAGCCGGTATTAAACTGTTGTCTGACGACAGGCTTGTTTTTATTGCTTTTCAATTAGTCAATCAAGCTATGTTAAGGATGAGAATCAAACAACACGGCGTAACCGGCAAAGAACGGTACGGCTGGTATCCCTTCCAGTTGGCATTTATTTTACAGGAACTGTGTTCGGTTGCCGATCCTGCAAACACCGACCGTGACTTGGTTGATTTGTTGTGGTTCCCGACCGGCGGCGGTAAAACCGAAGCCTACCTGGGTTTAACCGCTTTCACAATATTTTTACGCAGAATGAAAGCGGTTAAAGAAAACCGCCTCGGCGGCGGGGTAACCGTCATCATGAGATATACTCTCCGCTTGCTGACGCTGCAACAGTTTGAGAGAGCGACGGCGTTGATATGCGCATGCGAACTGATACGAAAAGAAAACCAAGAAATACTGGGGACGGAGGAGATTGCCGCCGGATTGTTTGTCGGGCCGCTGACCCCCAATAAATTGAAAGATGCGGAAAAATCACTGGAAACGATAAAGAAACATGGTTTTGATGCTCTTACCGAAGAAGATTCAAACCCCTGTCAGATCCTTACGTGTTCCTGGTGCGGCAGCAAAATACGCCCCGTCAATTATGAGGTAACCGACAGCAAAATGGTGATCAGATGTTCCGACGTGGACTGTGACTTTCGTCACGGATTACCGGTTTATCTCGTTGACGAAGACTTGTATAACCACAAACCTGCTTTGGTGGTTGCAACGATTGATAAATTTGCCCGCATGACATGGGAACCAAAAGTGGGCAATTTATTCGGTCTGAAAACCGAATTATTGCCGCCGGAGCTGATTATACAGGACGAACTGCATTTGATTTCCGGGCCGCTCGGGACGATTGCCGGACTTTATGAGATAGCGATAGACGAATTTTGCCGGCGAAACAATATCAAGCCCAAAATCATTGCTTCAACCGCAACCATCAGAAATGCGGGCAACCAAGTGCTTAACCTATACGGCAGAAAATTACATCAATTTCCGCCGCAGGGTACCGACATCAGAAATTCATATTTTGCGGTGGAATCATCTTCGGACAAAAAACCATCCCGAAAGTACAGAGGAATATTTACGCCTGGCACCAGCGGCCATACGCGCATGATCAGAGTTTATGCGGCAATGCTTTTTGCCGTCCGTTATTTGAGTGCCAAGGGCTACGACAAAGAAGTTGTTGATTCTTTTTGGACATTGACAGGTTATTTTAACAGTCTTAAACAATTGGGCAGTGCCGTCGTTAACGTTATTGACGACGTTAAGCACAGATACAGATACCTGTTCGGGAACAAGTTCAAAAGTTTTCTCCCGGCCGACATGAAAGTGCCTGACCTGCAAATACCGGGTGAACTAACCAGCCGCAAGAAAAATTCCGAAATCGGCGAAACGTTAAAAAAGTTGGAGGTAAGTTATCCCGACCCGAATGCCTTTGATATTGTTTTGGCTTCCAACATGCTTTCGGTAGGGATAGATATCGGCCGACTGGGATTGATGGTTCTTCAGGGGCAACCGAAGTCCAACTCGGAGTACATCCAGGCCACCAGCCGCGTCGGGCGGAAAACACCGGGGTTGGTTCTTTGCATGTATGATGTGACCAGGAGCAGGGACCGATCACATTACGAGCAATTTTTGGCCTATCATTCCTCTTTGTACAAGTATGTTGAGGCAACCAGCCTGACACCGTTTGCCGAGCGGGCCAGGGACAGGGCGCTGCATGCAGTTCTGATAAGCTTGTGCAGGCATCTTGTGGACGGATTGGCAAACAACAGTGATGCCGCAAACATATCGGATTACACTGCGGAAGTACACGAACAGATTGCGAAAATACTTGAGAAGGTAAAAGTGATTGACGAGTCCGAATATGAAGGCACCGAAAAACATCTGTTGAGCATCCTGGAGCATTGGCAATATCTGGCGGACGGCGGTGTGCTGCCTTATCAACGGTATTACCGAAACGGTGCGACACCGCTGTTGACCGATAATTTCGGGGAGGAAAGCGAGTCTCTGCCCACATTGAACTCAATGCGCAATGTGGATGTTGAAACAGAGATACTTTTGGAGGGATGA
- a CDS encoding UvrD-helicase domain-containing protein, with the protein MIKSNVMPLSNVYVLKGDFYRDKDFQAQVRGRDNIRLMLRTIAGLNFIQGEVSLEPYLDKLTDVQRKEYEQGMPCYFQKDKKDIFFGPVRRENRIDVECRCYHTECKNFKICRPGFNPANDELPVVRADTWTPAEPVKPKRDEPYKQISEIPTDRTEKKARPVSDDLTGSITTVTFEPEPDVGHLPGFGLDAGDSEAIPEYKGQDSIIRSSPEAEMLVLAGPGTGKTYSVIEKLKYLVEEDDSLEAENILLLCFTRAAVKEIRERLQRDIETGDYTDDLLRIEIRTFDSFATHVLLHIGVDVTGKDYDQRIEDAVEEINSEPAILENMGHFIVDEIQDLVGVRARLVQTMLRNRKSSCGFTLLGDPLQGIYDYQAEPGDLDAKGLLKRLNEEYADSMTVVQLRDNMRQSGDLSDYTSRCRKLLESGNPDNVMRFLDSVKNLPSCGREWEFVIPAEGTETTGILCRNNGEVLKLSGYLRMHDVEHTVRRRNNSSLLPVWVAELLSDDSALITEELLERINDNDRYWPTESTKYIYLSLQSLVTGNIGALRSKDLRKALAAGARLPDDVYEGYKSRVCVSTVHRSKGREYDNVLVLKPDGNITKDIFEEAKVYYVAVTRAKKKLYTIEHSNKNRLYSSYSNSKRWAETFKRRNGNTKLVAVEVGMENDVDEFAFVDGSFLADPAENQRYIREKIKPGDRLEVKMNDGAYIILHDGNIIGKMSSFFYYDVKNVVKAVYGQNTEYMPRSFDDIYVDKIYSVVKKPETVREGVGEPWIDTGVWYAVSVSGMGLLRWNTD; encoded by the coding sequence GTGATTAAATCCAATGTAATGCCTCTCAGTAATGTATACGTATTAAAGGGGGATTTTTACAGGGACAAAGACTTTCAGGCCCAAGTGAGAGGCAGAGACAACATTCGCTTAATGTTAAGAACGATTGCGGGCTTAAATTTTATACAAGGCGAAGTAAGTTTGGAACCTTACCTTGACAAACTTACCGATGTACAGCGAAAAGAATATGAACAAGGTATGCCTTGTTATTTTCAAAAAGACAAAAAAGATATTTTTTTCGGCCCGGTGAGACGTGAAAACAGGATCGATGTTGAATGCAGGTGCTATCACACCGAATGTAAAAATTTTAAGATATGCAGACCGGGCTTCAACCCGGCCAATGATGAGTTGCCTGTCGTAAGGGCGGATACTTGGACACCTGCGGAACCGGTGAAACCCAAGCGGGATGAACCGTATAAACAGATATCTGAAATACCGACAGACCGAACTGAAAAGAAAGCACGGCCGGTTTCAGATGATTTGACAGGCAGTATCACGACGGTGACTTTTGAACCCGAGCCCGATGTCGGACATTTGCCGGGTTTTGGCTTAGATGCCGGGGATTCCGAAGCAATTCCGGAGTATAAGGGACAAGACAGCATCATTCGCTCTTCTCCCGAAGCCGAGATGTTGGTTTTGGCCGGCCCGGGAACCGGCAAAACTTACAGTGTGATTGAAAAGCTGAAGTACCTTGTGGAAGAAGACGATTCTTTGGAAGCAGAGAACATTTTGCTTCTTTGCTTTACCCGGGCGGCGGTAAAAGAAATCAGAGAGCGTTTGCAAAGGGATATTGAAACCGGTGATTATACCGACGATTTGTTGCGGATCGAAATCAGAACTTTTGATTCGTTTGCCACACATGTGCTTCTTCACATCGGTGTGGATGTAACGGGTAAAGATTATGATCAACGCATTGAGGATGCTGTGGAGGAAATAAACAGCGAACCCGCCATACTCGAAAACATGGGCCATTTTATAGTTGACGAAATTCAGGATTTGGTGGGGGTAAGGGCGCGTCTGGTGCAAACGATGTTACGCAACAGAAAATCTTCATGCGGTTTTACTTTACTGGGCGACCCTTTGCAGGGGATATATGATTATCAGGCGGAGCCCGGAGATTTGGATGCAAAAGGCTTGCTGAAACGGTTAAATGAAGAATATGCGGACAGTATGACCGTGGTTCAACTGCGTGACAATATGCGTCAGTCAGGTGATTTGTCCGATTATACTTCCCGCTGCAGAAAACTTTTGGAATCGGGCAACCCGGACAACGTCATGAGGTTTTTGGATTCAGTCAAAAATCTCCCGTCATGCGGAAGAGAGTGGGAATTTGTCATACCGGCCGAAGGTACGGAAACAACGGGCATTCTTTGCCGCAATAACGGTGAAGTGCTTAAGTTGTCAGGATATTTGCGCATGCATGACGTTGAACACACTGTGCGAAGGAGAAACAATTCGTCGCTGCTGCCGGTATGGGTGGCGGAATTGTTGAGCGACGATAGCGCCTTGATCACCGAAGAACTTTTGGAGCGCATCAATGATAACGATCGATATTGGCCGACCGAGAGCACAAAGTACATTTATTTAAGTTTGCAATCATTGGTTACCGGCAATATCGGTGCATTGAGATCAAAAGACTTGAGAAAAGCTTTGGCTGCCGGTGCACGTCTGCCGGATGATGTTTATGAAGGTTATAAAAGCAGGGTTTGCGTAAGTACCGTACACAGATCCAAAGGCCGGGAATATGACAATGTTTTGGTGCTTAAACCCGACGGAAACATAACGAAAGATATATTTGAAGAAGCTAAAGTTTATTATGTTGCCGTCACCCGGGCGAAGAAAAAATTGTACACCATAGAACACAGCAATAAAAACAGACTCTATTCAAGTTACAGTAACAGCAAACGTTGGGCGGAGACTTTCAAAAGACGCAACGGAAATACCAAACTTGTGGCCGTCGAGGTGGGTATGGAAAATGACGTTGACGAATTTGCTTTTGTTGACGGTTCTTTTCTTGCTGACCCTGCGGAAAACCAGCGATATATAAGAGAAAAAATCAAACCCGGTGACCGACTGGAAGTTAAGATGAATGACGGCGCATATATAATTTTGCATGACGGCAATATTATCGGGAAAATGTCATCGTTCTTTTATTATGACGTTAAAAATGTGGTAAAAGCCGTTTACGGCCAAAATACAGAATATATGCCCCGCAGTTTTGACGATATATACGTTGACAAAATATATTCCGTTGTAAAAAAACCGGAGACGGTACGCGAAGGTGTCGGCGAACCGTGGATCGACACGGGTGTATGGTACGCCGTCAGTGTTTCGGGGATGGGATTGTTGCGTTGGAATACGGATTAA